A DNA window from Ostrea edulis chromosome 5, xbOstEdul1.1, whole genome shotgun sequence contains the following coding sequences:
- the LOC125652643 gene encoding BTB/POZ domain-containing protein 6-B-like has translation MDRPPKNEPKGCLKQNREFSDDEVNQEVPQNFVVGKLTNVQRPVRQKETSWQLPLSPPPQLPSAKVSEEFNWQATFPTVRERNAVMFNNPLMADVHFLVGTSPNQQRVPGHKYILATGSSVFFAMFYGGLANQDGDIEIPDVEPGAFLNLLRYIYCDDIQLEPDNVLATLYAAKKYIVPHLAKSCVRFLETSLSARNACILLSQGRLFEEQELTHRCWEVIDAQAEEALHSDSFCEIDINTLKTVLSRETLNAREISVFTATCKWAEAECNRTNLDPTPENKRKVLGDALYLIRMPTMGLEEYANGPSQSGILTLQEANDIFLHYLARNKPELRFTKKPRSGLTPFKCHRFQSSAYRSNQWRYRGRCDSIQFAVDTRIFVAGFGLYGSSNGAAEYQVKIELKKNGVILGHTYKKFFSDGSSNTFAVLFENPIQIEPDTFYTASAVLDGVELSYFGQEGLTEVQCGKVTFQFQCSSDSTNGTGVQGGQIPEIIFYC, from the exons ATGGACCGTCCACCGAAAAATGAACCTAAAGGTTGTCTAAAACAAAACAGAGAGTTCTCAGATGACGAAGTTAACCAGGAAGTCCCACAGAACTTTGTTGTTGGTAAATTAACAAATGTGCAGCGTCCCGTTCGCCAGAAAGAAACGTCGTGGCAACTTCCTCTCTCTCCGCCCCCCCAACTGCCATCAGCCAAAGTATCCGAGGAGTTTAACTGGCAAGCAACTTTCCCCACTGTCAGGGAGAGGAATGCCGTCATGTTTAATAACCCTCTAATGGCAGATGTTCATTTTCTTGTCGGAACCAGTCCAAATCAACAGAGAGTACCTGGTCATAAATATATCCTGGCCACTGGAAGCTCGGTTTTCTTTGCTATGTTCTATGGTGGACTTGCTAATCAAGACGGAGATATAGAAATTCCTGATGTTGAACCAGGGGCCTTTTTGAATTTATTAAG ATACATCTACTGTGATGACATTCAGTTGGAACCTGACAATGTATTGGCAACTCTGTATGCAGCCAAAAAATACATAGTGCCACATCTAGCAAAATCATGTGTACGTTTCCTGGAAACTAGTCTGAGTGCCAGGAATGCTTGCATTCTCCTGAGTCAGGGGAGGTTGTTTGAAGAGCAGGAACTGACACATCGTTGCTGGGAAGTCATCGATGCCCAGGCTGAAGAGGCTCTCCATTCTgacagtttttgtgaaattgacATAAACACACTTAAAACGGTCCTCAGTCGTGAAACCCTCAATGCAAGGGAAATATCGGTATTCACAGCTACTTGCAAGTGGGCAGAAGCTGAGTGCAACCGAACTAACTTAGATCCCACTCCAGAGAACAAACGGAAAGTGTTGGGGGATGCTCTATATCTAATAAGAATGCCCACAATGGGTCTGGAAGAATACGCCAATGGACCCTCTCAATCTGGAATACTGACTTTGCAGGAAGCCAATGACATCTTTCTACACTATTTAGCAAGAAATAAACCAGAATTGAGATTCACCAAGAAACCTCGATCTGGACTTACACCATTCAAATGTCACCGATTTCAGTCGTCAGCATACAGGAGTAACCAATGGCGATACAGAGGACGATGTGACAGTATTCAATTTGCGGTGGACACCCGGATTTTTGTGGCAGGCTTCGGTTTATATGGATCTAGTAATGGGGCTGCAGAGTATCAAGTTAAAATCGAATTGAAGAAAAATGGAGTAATTCTTGGTCATACGTACAAAAAGTTCTTTTCAGATGGTTCCAGCAATACCTTTGccgttttgtttgaaaatccaaTCCAAATAGAGCCGGACACTTTTTACACGGCTAGTGCGGTACTGGATGGAGTAGAGCTTAGCTACTTTGGTCAGGAAGGACTTACAGAAGTTCAATGCGGAAAGGTCACCTTTCAGTTTCAGTGCTCCTCTGACAGTACAAATGGCACAGGTGTTCAAGGGGGCCAAATACCAGAAATAATTTTCTACTGCTGA